The Vicia villosa cultivar HV-30 ecotype Madison, WI linkage group LG1, Vvil1.0, whole genome shotgun sequence genome includes a region encoding these proteins:
- the LOC131659359 gene encoding uncharacterized protein LOC131659359, with amino-acid sequence MKEVIAKKKSTEDEPKGVTEKCGRISPERRIPIKKKDPGPVAIPCTIKDITFPKILIDSSGVSLMPLSLFKKLDIGTVMEKGTKLKFADHNIKKFCGVAEDVLVEIERFIFLVDFEVMDISEDEETPIILGRPFLLTSRSNIDIEKGTLTMKYFDVEVTFKVSGIKK; translated from the coding sequence atgaaagaggtgaTTGCCAAAAAGAAATCAACGGAAGATGAACCTAAGGGTGTAACTGAAAAGTGCGGTAGAATCTCACCAGAAAGGAGAATCCCAATTAAGAAGAAAGATCCTGgaccggtggcgataccatgcaccatCAAAGACATAACTTTCCCAAAGATTTTAATCGATTCAAGtggtgtgagtttaatgccgttATCTCTCTTCAAGAAGCTGGATATTGGAACAGTGATGGAAAAAGGAACAAAGCTGAAATTTGCTGATCACAATATTAAGAAATTTTGTGGGGTAGCTGAAGACGTGTTGGTGGAAATTGAGAGATTCATTTTTCTAGTGGATTTTGAGGTAATGGATATTTCGGAAGATGAAGAGACACCTATTATTCTTGGTCGACCATTCTTGCTTACTAGTCGATCAAACATTGATATTGAAAAAGGCACTCTGACCATGAAGTATTTTGATGTGGAGGTAACTTTTAAAGTGTCTGGCATCAAGAAGTAG